From one Callithrix jacchus isolate 240 chromosome 2, calJac240_pri, whole genome shotgun sequence genomic stretch:
- the ABHD11 gene encoding sn-1-specific diacylglycerol lipase ABHD11 isoform X3: protein MLRWTQAWRFPYAGLGLSSPSFTRVPVAPSSSGGRGGAEPRPLPLSYRLLDGETALPAVVFLHGLFGSKTNFNSIAKALAQQTGRRVLTVDARNHGDSPHSPDMSYEIMSQDLQDLLPQLGLAPCVVVGHSMGGKTAMLLALQRPELVERLIAVDISPVETTGVSNFATYVTAMKTINIPDELPRSRARKLADEQLSSVVQPQPPA, encoded by the exons ATGCTCCGCTGGACCCAAGCCTGGAGGTTTCCCTATGCGGGACTCGGCCTCTCCAGTCCTAGCTTCACGAGGGTGCCCGTCGCACCCAGCAGCAGCGGAGGCCGAGGGGGTGCCGAGCCGAG GCCGCTGCCGCTGTCCTACAGGCTTCTGGACGGGGAGACAGCCCTCCCGGCCGTCGTCTTTCTGCACGGGCTCTTCGGCAGCAAAACTAACTTCAATTCCATCGCCAAGGCCTTGGCCCAGCAGACGGGCCGGCGG GTGCTGACGGTAGATGCTCGTAACCATGGTGACAGCCCCCACAGCCCAGACATGAGCTATGAGATCATGAGCCAGGACCTGCAGGACCTCCTGCCCCAGCTGGGCCTGGCACCCTGTGTCGTCGTTGGCCACAGCATGGGAGGGAAAACAGCCATGCTGCTGGCACTACAGAGG CCAGAGCTGGTGGAACGTCTGATTGCTGTAGATATCAGCCCAGTGGAAACCACAGGCGTCTCCAACTTTGCAACCTATGTGACAGCCATGAAGACCATCAACATCCCAGATGAGCTGCCCCGCTCCCGTGCCCGAAAACTGGCTGATGAACAGCTCAGTTCTGTTGTCCAG CCCCAGCCACCAGCCTGA
- the ABHD11 gene encoding sn-1-specific diacylglycerol lipase ABHD11 isoform X1, whose protein sequence is MLRWTQAWRFPYAGLGLSSPSFTRVPVAPSSSGGRGGAEPRPLPLSYRLLDGETALPAVVFLHGLFGSKTNFNSIAKALAQQTGRRVLTVDARNHGDSPHSPDMSYEIMSQDLQDLLPQLGLAPCVVVGHSMGGKTAMLLALQRPELVERLIAVDISPVETTGVSNFATYVTAMKTINIPDELPRSRARKLADEQLSSVVQDMAVRQFLLTNLVEVDGRFMWRVNLDALTKHLDKILAFPQRQESYLGPTLFLCGGNSQFVHPSHQPEILRLFPRAQMQTVPNAGHWIHADCPQDFIAAIRGFLV, encoded by the exons ATGCTCCGCTGGACCCAAGCCTGGAGGTTTCCCTATGCGGGACTCGGCCTCTCCAGTCCTAGCTTCACGAGGGTGCCCGTCGCACCCAGCAGCAGCGGAGGCCGAGGGGGTGCCGAGCCGAG GCCGCTGCCGCTGTCCTACAGGCTTCTGGACGGGGAGACAGCCCTCCCGGCCGTCGTCTTTCTGCACGGGCTCTTCGGCAGCAAAACTAACTTCAATTCCATCGCCAAGGCCTTGGCCCAGCAGACGGGCCGGCGG GTGCTGACGGTAGATGCTCGTAACCATGGTGACAGCCCCCACAGCCCAGACATGAGCTATGAGATCATGAGCCAGGACCTGCAGGACCTCCTGCCCCAGCTGGGCCTGGCACCCTGTGTCGTCGTTGGCCACAGCATGGGAGGGAAAACAGCCATGCTGCTGGCACTACAGAGG CCAGAGCTGGTGGAACGTCTGATTGCTGTAGATATCAGCCCAGTGGAAACCACAGGCGTCTCCAACTTTGCAACCTATGTGACAGCCATGAAGACCATCAACATCCCAGATGAGCTGCCCCGCTCCCGTGCCCGAAAACTGGCTGATGAACAGCTCAGTTCTGTTGTCCAG GACATGGCTGTGCGGCAGTTCCTGCTCACTAACCTGGTGGAGGTAGATGGGCGCTTCATGTGGAGGGTGAACTTGGATGCCCTGACCAAGCACCTAGACAAGATCTTGGCCTTCCCACAGAGGCAGGAGTCCTACCTCGGGCCAACGCTCTTTCTCTGTGGCGGAAACTCTCAATTTGTGCA CCCCAGCCACCAGCCTGAGATTCTGCGGCTCTTCCCTCGGGCCCAGATGCAGACGGTGCCTAACGCTGGCCACTGGATCCACGCTGACTGCCCACAGGACTTCATAGCTGCCATCCGAGGCTTCCTGGTCTAA
- the ABHD11 gene encoding sn-1-specific diacylglycerol lipase ABHD11 isoform X2, giving the protein MLRWTQAWRFPYAGLGLSSPSFTRVPVAPSSSGGRGGAEPRPLPLSYRLLDGETALPAVVFLHGLFGSKTNFNSIAKALAQQTGRRVLTVDARNHGDSPHSPDMSYEIMSQDLQDLLPQLGLAPCVVVGHSMGGKTAMLLALQRPELVERLIAVDISPVETTGVSNFATYVTAMKTINIPDELPRSRARKLADEQLSSVVQRQESYLGPTLFLCGGNSQFVHPSHQPEILRLFPRAQMQTVPNAGHWIHADCPQDFIAAIRGFLV; this is encoded by the exons ATGCTCCGCTGGACCCAAGCCTGGAGGTTTCCCTATGCGGGACTCGGCCTCTCCAGTCCTAGCTTCACGAGGGTGCCCGTCGCACCCAGCAGCAGCGGAGGCCGAGGGGGTGCCGAGCCGAG GCCGCTGCCGCTGTCCTACAGGCTTCTGGACGGGGAGACAGCCCTCCCGGCCGTCGTCTTTCTGCACGGGCTCTTCGGCAGCAAAACTAACTTCAATTCCATCGCCAAGGCCTTGGCCCAGCAGACGGGCCGGCGG GTGCTGACGGTAGATGCTCGTAACCATGGTGACAGCCCCCACAGCCCAGACATGAGCTATGAGATCATGAGCCAGGACCTGCAGGACCTCCTGCCCCAGCTGGGCCTGGCACCCTGTGTCGTCGTTGGCCACAGCATGGGAGGGAAAACAGCCATGCTGCTGGCACTACAGAGG CCAGAGCTGGTGGAACGTCTGATTGCTGTAGATATCAGCCCAGTGGAAACCACAGGCGTCTCCAACTTTGCAACCTATGTGACAGCCATGAAGACCATCAACATCCCAGATGAGCTGCCCCGCTCCCGTGCCCGAAAACTGGCTGATGAACAGCTCAGTTCTGTTGTCCAG AGGCAGGAGTCCTACCTCGGGCCAACGCTCTTTCTCTGTGGCGGAAACTCTCAATTTGTGCA CCCCAGCCACCAGCCTGAGATTCTGCGGCTCTTCCCTCGGGCCCAGATGCAGACGGTGCCTAACGCTGGCCACTGGATCCACGCTGACTGCCCACAGGACTTCATAGCTGCCATCCGAGGCTTCCTGGTCTAA